The sequence GAGGGTTCGGAGTAGGCGGCGCTTCGTTGGCCCAACCGCTCAAACCCGCAGCTCGCTCAATATCTGTTCGGCCAGAAAATCGCACGGCGCGCGGTTCGAACGCGCGCTGCGCGCGAGCACGATTTCGAGCGCGGGCAGGGCGGGCAGACTCTCCGCGCGGCCGAGTTGCACGAAGCGCTCGGGTACCGCGCAGCGCGCGAGCGGCGCGATCGCGAGGCCCGCATCGACCATGCTGAACAAGCCGAGCAGGCTTGGGCTTTCATACGAGGTCCGGTACGCGATCTTCGCGCGTTCGAGCGCATGCAGCGCATTGGCGCGCGCGACGCTGCCCGTGGCAAAGACCGCGATCGGCAACGGCCGTTCCTTCCAGATCTCATGGCCCGTCGATGTGGCCGCCGCACTCGCCCACACCATCGGCTCGAGCCGGATGAATTCGCCGCTCGCGCCTTTCACGCGCGTCATGCACGCGAGGTCGACCTTGTTGTCCTTGACGAGCGGCACGAGCGCGTGGCTCGGCAGCCCGACCACTTGAATCTCCACCTTCGGATACGTCGCCGAGAACTTGCGCAGCACGGATGGCAACAGCGACGACGCGTAGTCGTCCGGCACGCCGATCACGACACGCCCCTTCACTTCGGGATGCACGAGCGACGCCCACGCTTCGTCGCGCAGCGCGAGCATGCGGCGCGCGTAGGCGATCAGCACGTGTCCGTCCTGCGTCGGCGTCACGCTGCGCGCGCGCCGGATGAAGAGCGTTTTGCCGAGCGCGGCTTCCAGCGTCTTCACCTGCATGCTGACGGCCGACTGCGAGCGATGCACGAGCACGGCGCCGCGCACGAAGCTGCCGGCATCCGCGACGGCGACGACCATCGCGAGCACATCGAGATCGAGGGCTTTCATCGGGTTTCGACCATGGAATGAGGTATCAGAAAATCTGAACGAAGTCTTCAATATATCGCGTTTGTCTGAATGTATCGCGCTGGGCATACTTGGCACGCCGTATACCTCATTTTGTATGCCAAACACACGCCGCCACCGGCGGGAGACGATGCCGATGACCTACGACGACTTCAAGCTTCTGGGACTTTCGATCGACATGACGCGCGGCAAGCCCGCAGCCGAACAACTGGACCTTTCGCGCGCGCTCGTCGACGAAGCGGGGACGGTGGGGTACCTATCGCGCGACGGCATCGACTGCCGCAACTATGGTCACGTGCTCGGGCTGCCCGAAGCGCGCGAATTCGGCGCGCAACTGCTCGATTCGCCCGCGGCGCAAGTGGTCGCGGCGGGCAATTCGAGTCTCGAGCTGATGCACGATGCGCTCGCATTCGGCATGCTCTTCGGCATGCCAGGCCACGAAGCGTGGCGCAAGCGCGAGGACATCGCATTTCTGTGCCCGGTCCCCGGCTACGACCGGCATTTCGCGATCTGCGAGGCGCTCGGTATCCGGATGATTCCAGTGCCGATGCACGACGACGGTCCGGACATGGCCTTCGTCGAAGCGCAGGTGGCCGCCGATCCCGCGATCAAAGGCATCTGGTGCGTGCCGCTCTACAGCAACCCGACGGGCGCGATCTACTCGGCCGACGTGGTCCGCCGCCTCGCCGCGATGCCCACGGCGGCCCCGGACTTCCGCCTCTTCTGGGACGACGCCTATCGCTTCCATCACCTGACCGATCACGAGCACGTGAGCGCGAACATCCTCGAAGCGTGCGCGGCGGCCGGCAATCCGGATCGCGCGTTCGTGTTCGCGTCGTTGTCGAAGGTGACGTTCGGCGGGGCAGGTGTCGCGTTCTTCGCGTCGTCGCCGCGCAATGTCGAGTGGTGGCAGCGCCATGTGTCCATTCGCACGATCGGTCCGGACAAGCTCAACCAGTTGCGCCACGTGCGCTACTTGCGCGACCGCGCGGGGCTCGTGCAACTGATGGCGCGGCATCGTGCACTGCTGCGTCCGAAATTCGATGCGGTCACAACCACTTTCGAGCGCATGCTCGCAGGGGTGCCGGGCGTCTCGTGGAACGTGCCGCAAGGCGGCTACTTCATCAGCCTCTATACGCCGGACGGGCTCGCGAAGCGCACCGTCGCGCTTGCCAAAGAAGCGGGCATCGTGCTGACGCCGGCGGGCGCGGCGTTCCCGCATGGCGTCGATCCGCGCGACCGGCACTTGCGTATCGCGCCGAGCTTCCCGAACCTCGCGGTGGTCGGGCAAGCGGCTCAGGGTATCGCGCTGGCGCTCCTGCGCGCGATCGATGAACGCGCGTGATCGACAATGAGCGGCCTGCAACCCCTGAAAGTCCGCCGTAAGCGCGCAAGACGCTCGGCACACCGCCAAGGGGCGTTTTGAGGTAAAAGGGAGCGCATGACCGAACGCTCCCGACTCATTCCGCTCATCGTTGCCTGCCCGCTCTTTCTGCAAAATCTCGATACATCGATCATGGCGACGGCGCTGCCGTCCATCGCCCGCTCGCTCGATGTCGAAGCGCTGCATCTCAATCTCGCCATCACGTCTTATCTGCTGAGCCTCGCGGTGTTCCTGCCCGCGAGCGGCTGGCTGGCCGACCGCTTCGGGCCGCGCCGCGTGTTCTGCGGCGCCATCGTGTGCTTCTCGCTCGGCTCGGCGCTCTGCGGACTCGCGCAGTCGCTGCCGCAACTCGTGCTGTTCCGCGTGCTGCAGGGGATGGGCGGCGCGATGATGGTGCCAGTAGGGCGCTTGATCCTGCTCAGAAGCGTGCCGAGTGCGCGCATGGTTGCCGCGATGGTCTGGTTCACCGTGCCGGGCGCGTTCGGGCGGCTGGCAGGACCGCTGTTCGGCGGGCTCATCGTCACGATCGCATCGTGGCGCTGGATCTTTTTGTTGAATATCCCGTTCGGCGTGCTCGGCGTGACGCTCGCGTTGATCTTCATCGACGGCGAATACGAGCCGCTCGTCGAACGCTTCGATGTCGTCGGCTTCGTGCTGCTGTCGACGGGGCTGGTCGGGATGGTCGGCGGGCTCGACACGGTCGGGCGCGGGCTCGTGCCGCATGCGGTGACGCTCGCGTTCATCGGTGCCGGCGCGCTGTCGTTGCTCGCTTACGTGCTCTACGGACGTGCCCGCGAACGCACGATCATCGATCTGGGCATCCTGCGCTACAAGGCGTACCGGACGGCCGTGGTCGGCGGCATGCCGCTGCGCATCGCGATCGGCGCGTCACCGTTTTTGTTGCCGTTGATGCTGCAGCTCGGGTTCGGGCTGTCGCCGCTGCAATCGGGGTCGCTCTCGGTTGCGACGGCCATCGGCTCGCTCAGCGTGCGCACCGTGATGACCACCGCGATTCGCCGCATCGGCTTTCGCACGCTGTTGATCGGCGCGACGTTCACGACGAGTGTCTTCTATGCGTGCTACGGCCTGTTTCGGCCGACGACCCCGCATTTTCTGATCTTCGTCGTCCTGCTGTTCGGCGGCCTCTTCAATTCGCTCGCGATGGTGACGCTCAACACGCTCGGCTATTCCGACATGCCGAAGCCGAAGATGAGCCGCGCCACGGCGCTCTCGAGCATGATGCAGCAGTTGTCGGTGAGCTTGGGCGTCGCGTTCGGTGCGTCGCTCGTCGCGCTGACCGCGCATCTGCACGGCGGCAGCACGGCGCATCTCGCCGCGCGCGACTTCTCGCCGGCGTTCGTCGTGGTCGGTGCGATGACGCTGTGGTCGCTCATGTTCTTCGTGCGGCTTTCGCATGGGGAGGGCGCGGAGCTTCGGCGGATTTAAGGCGCTCGAACGCTAGGGCCCGTGATGGGCGCGAACAGGAACAGAGCGCTCGATGCGTCACGGGCCCGTGCGCGTCGCGAGGAATTCCCCTTCGAGACGCCACGCCGTCGCACCCGGGGCGAGCGCGTCGCCGATCCAGTGAAACGAGTCCGGCGTGATCTCGGTGAAGCGCCAGCGCGTCGCGGTGCCGTCTGCACGCGTGCCCAATTGCACGATGTCGTTGCTTTCGCGGCGCCCGATCTGCTCTTCGCGATGGCCGTTCACAGGATTGGTCCAAGTGATGCGCCAGGCGCGCAGCGCAGGGTCCCAGACGCGCTGCGTCGTGCCGTACATGTTCCAGGCCGGATCGGGCGGAGCGGTGCGCGCGCCGCGCGCGGGCATGATCCAGACGTCCTGGATCGCGCGGCCCTCCAGCACCCAGCCGAAATGCGCTTCGCCCGTCAGCCGCGCGGCGGGGACTTCGCCGCGATAGTGCAGGACGTCGAGCTTCCAGCTGCCGACCAGCCAGCCGTAGAGATCGTCGGCGGCGTCGATTTCGGCGCTGCGCTCGGGTGTGCCGAGTGCCGAAAGGAAGGCGCGCGGCAAGCCGTTGTCGTCGAGATTCATCACCAGTTCTCCATGATGGGTGAATAGCACAGGCAGCCGGTAAGGCGGCCGGCGATGTGATAAAACCATCGTAGGCACGGATGGGAGGCAAATCTTGGGGAAAATTGCGGCCGATCTGGAACGGGCGCTCGCGCGCCGCGAAGCGGAGGGCGTCAAGGGCGCCGTGACGCCGCGCGTGCTGGCGAGCGGCGCGGGCTGGTCCGTCGACGACGTGCTGTGCACGAGCGGCCCGCACGACAAGCCGTTCGAGGAGCGCCACGGGCAGGTTTGCGTCGCGATGGTGACGGCGGGCGCGTTCGAATACCGCTCGCCCGCCGGGGCAGGGCTGATGACGCCCGGCGCGGTCATGCTCGGCAATGCGGGGACATGCTTCGAATGCGGTCACCGGCACCATGCGGGCGACCGCTGCGTGGCCTTTCGCTACACGCCGGGCTACTTCGAACAGATTGCGGCGGACGCGGGTATTCGCAGCCGGGAGGCCAGCTTCGCCGCCGTGCGCATTCCGCCGCTGCGCCCACTCGCGCCGCTGATCGCGGCCGCGTGCGCGGGCGTCATGTCGGCGAGCTCCGTTGCCTGGGACGAGCTGGCGCTGGCCGTGGCCGGACAAGCCTTGCGGCTCTCGGCCGGCATGCCGGCAACCGATGCGCGCGGCGTGCCCGAGACGGCGCTCGCGCGTATCGCGCCGATACTGCGTCTGATCGACAGCGCGCCCGATGACGCTTTGAATGTGGAACGGCTGGCGCAACACGCGGGTTTGAGCCCGTACCACTTCCTACGGACGTTCGAGCGCGTGACGGGTGTCACGCCGCATCAATACCTGCTGCGTGCGCGCTTGCGCGCGGCGGCGCAACGGCTGGCGCAGGAGCACACAAAGATCGTCGATATCGCGCTCGATTGCGGCTTCAACGATGTATCGAATTTCAATCACGCATTTCGCGCGGAGTTTGGCGCGAGTCCGCGCGCGTATCGCGTGCGGATGCGGGGCTAGGCTCGGCACCGCGATGTGCATCCCCGTGCTGTCTCGTGCGCTCGCCGTCCGTCTACTGATCTGCGCGGCATGTGCGGCTGCGCTCTCGTGTTGCCCGGCGGCGCTGGCTCAGTCCGCCTCGGCTCCAGGCAACCCCGCGCCGTTCACGATCGAATCCGATGTGCATGTGTTCGTCGTGCAGCACGACGGCACCCTCGAAGAGCATGACGACTCGACGCTGCGCGCCAACACGACAGCCGGCGTCGACGCCATCGCCGAGCGTTACGTCTGGTTCAACAAGGACACCGAGAAAGTCGATTTGCTGACCGCCGAATCGATCGATCCGGACGGCCGCGCGCACCCGGTCGGCCCGGAGGCGATACGCGACGTGCAGGAGCCGCGCTCGGCAGGCGCGCCGATCTTCGAGGACGGCGTGCTGCGTACGGTGATCTTTCCCGGCGTCGAGCCCGGTTGGCGCGTGCATCTCGTATTCGCGAAGAAGCGCCTGAAGCCGGTGCAGGCGGGCATGTTCGAGTATTTCGACGAGCCGACGCGCGATCCCGTGGAGCACCAGGCGCTCATCTTCGACCTGCCCGCCGACATGCCGCTCTATGCCGATGCGCGCGGCTACGCCGCGCTCGGGCCGGTGACGGCGAACGGGCGCACGCGCTACGCGTTCGAGTACAGCCACGGGCCCTATGCGTCGATCGAAAACGGCGCGGTGGGGTACACGGACTACGGCGACCGGCTGATGGTCTCGACGGTGCCCGATTTTGCCGCGTTTGCCGCGCGCTACGGCCAAGCGTCGGTGGACCCGAGCGCGAGCGATCCGGCCGTCGTGCGCTTTGCGCAGGCGCTCACGGCGAAGGCCCCGGACGCGCGCACGAAGGCGCGCGTGCTCTACGACTGGATGCGCGCGAATGTGCGCTACGTCGCGCTCTTTCTGGGCGAAACGGCCGCGATGCCGCACCGCGTGACCGACATCCTGCGCAACCGCTATGGCGACTGCAAGGACCACGTCGCGCTTTACGGCGCGCTGCTCGCCGCGGTGGGGATACGGAGCGAGCCGGCGCTGATCGGGCTGGGGCCCGTCTATTCGCTGCCGTCGGTGCCCGGCTACGGGGCAACGGCAATCAATCACGTGATCGTATGGATTCCTGAGTTAAAGGTCTTTGCGGATACGACCGCGGGCGGCACCGAGTTCGGCTATCTGCCGCCGATCCTGATGGACCGTCCGGCGCTCTTCGTCGACGAGGGCGTCCTTGCGCGCACGCCGGCCACGGAGCCGCGCGAGCGCACCGCGCGCCTGCAGATCGGCATCGACGACAGCGGCGACGCGCGCTACGCGTACCGCGTCGAAGACTCGGGCTGGACCGCCGAACTCGAGCGCAACATGTTCCGCCGCGCGACCGGGCAGCGCGTGCAGCAGATCGCCTTCGACCGTTTGAAGCAGACCGGCCTGCAAGGCACCGCGCGTCTCGATACGGACGATGTCGCGGCGACGGGTGGCCCGTTCTCGGTCTCGATGACGGGCACGCTCGAACACGTCGTGTGGCCGACGGGCATGACGGCGGTGCCCGCGTTATCGAGCTTGTCGGGGGGCATCGCGACACAGGTCCAGAGCTGGCTCGCCGAACCGGTGCGCACGCAACCGTATGTCTGCATCGGCGGCGAGTTCGACGAGACGGGGCACATGGTGTTGCCCGCGAACGTGCAGATGGTGGGCTTGCCCAACGACCTCGCGGTGCACGACGCGTTCTACGATTACGACTCGCACTACGTGTTCGATCCGTCGACAAGAGCCGTGCAGATCACGCGCCGGTTGCGCGCACGATTCGGAAAGCAGGTGTGCTCGCCGCAGGAGTATGAAGCGATGCGCGGGACGCTGGTGAAGATCGAGCGGGATGCGTTGGCGCAGGTGGTTGTTCGGGGCGATTCGAAGTGAGGTCCGGTTTACGGCGGCTAACCTCTATACAGGTCGTTCTTCCGCACATTCAGATCACGGAGCGGGTGTGTAGACAAAGCTGCCATGAGGCCCGGCGCCTCCGAGATGAAAGAGATAGCGGCTGACGAGTCGCGCGGCAACAGCAGCGGCGTCGTGTGCCCCATGATCGGCGTCGCCTATTTCCACGAATTCCATGCCGACGATATCGAAAGTGCTTAGTAACTGCTCAAAGCAGGCCAGCAACCGGTAGAAGCTGAGACCGCCCAACACGGGCGTGGTGGTTTGAGGGAAGTCTGCGTGGCTAAGCGCGTCAACGTCAAAACTTATAAACCAAGGCAGAGAGCGGTCCATCTGCGCAAGCAGTCGTCCATAACCTTGTGTTTCCGCCTCAAAAGCAGAGAGCGATTGAATCTTGGTGTCCGCTTCACAGCGAAGATTGAGCGTCGGCTGATGGAAGAAGTCGCGGACGCCGACCTGCCAGATCGATGCGACGTGCTTCATCCGGCGTATCCAGTGCATGACATTGGCATGATTCAACTCTGCATCGCACGGTGCGCCCATAGCGTATAGGTCGGGATGAGCATCAAATTGCAGCACACCCAAGTGCGGGTAGCGGTCCGCCAATGCGTCGATGCTGTAGAAGGCTTGGGCGTGGTCACCGCCTAGCACGATCGGTCTTCCACCGGACTCGACGATACGGCGGCAAACATAGCGCAGACGCTCGCCTACGTCTTGCGCGCTGTCCATGCTCGGACGAAATGA comes from Trinickia violacea and encodes:
- a CDS encoding LysR substrate-binding domain-containing protein, which encodes MKALDLDVLAMVVAVADAGSFVRGAVLVHRSQSAVSMQVKTLEAALGKTLFIRRARSVTPTQDGHVLIAYARRMLALRDEAWASLVHPEVKGRVVIGVPDDYASSLLPSVLRKFSATYPKVEIQVVGLPSHALVPLVKDNKVDLACMTRVKGASGEFIRLEPMVWASAAATSTGHEIWKERPLPIAVFATGSVARANALHALERAKIAYRTSYESPSLLGLFSMVDAGLAIAPLARCAVPERFVQLGRAESLPALPALEIVLARSARSNRAPCDFLAEQILSELRV
- a CDS encoding aminotransferase class I/II-fold pyridoxal phosphate-dependent enzyme; its protein translation is MTYDDFKLLGLSIDMTRGKPAAEQLDLSRALVDEAGTVGYLSRDGIDCRNYGHVLGLPEAREFGAQLLDSPAAQVVAAGNSSLELMHDALAFGMLFGMPGHEAWRKREDIAFLCPVPGYDRHFAICEALGIRMIPVPMHDDGPDMAFVEAQVAADPAIKGIWCVPLYSNPTGAIYSADVVRRLAAMPTAAPDFRLFWDDAYRFHHLTDHEHVSANILEACAAAGNPDRAFVFASLSKVTFGGAGVAFFASSPRNVEWWQRHVSIRTIGPDKLNQLRHVRYLRDRAGLVQLMARHRALLRPKFDAVTTTFERMLAGVPGVSWNVPQGGYFISLYTPDGLAKRTVALAKEAGIVLTPAGAAFPHGVDPRDRHLRIAPSFPNLAVVGQAAQGIALALLRAIDERA
- a CDS encoding MFS transporter, translated to MTERSRLIPLIVACPLFLQNLDTSIMATALPSIARSLDVEALHLNLAITSYLLSLAVFLPASGWLADRFGPRRVFCGAIVCFSLGSALCGLAQSLPQLVLFRVLQGMGGAMMVPVGRLILLRSVPSARMVAAMVWFTVPGAFGRLAGPLFGGLIVTIASWRWIFLLNIPFGVLGVTLALIFIDGEYEPLVERFDVVGFVLLSTGLVGMVGGLDTVGRGLVPHAVTLAFIGAGALSLLAYVLYGRARERTIIDLGILRYKAYRTAVVGGMPLRIAIGASPFLLPLMLQLGFGLSPLQSGSLSVATAIGSLSVRTVMTTAIRRIGFRTLLIGATFTTSVFYACYGLFRPTTPHFLIFVVLLFGGLFNSLAMVTLNTLGYSDMPKPKMSRATALSSMMQQLSVSLGVAFGASLVALTAHLHGGSTAHLAARDFSPAFVVVGAMTLWSLMFFVRLSHGEGAELRRI
- a CDS encoding helix-turn-helix transcriptional regulator — its product is MGKIAADLERALARREAEGVKGAVTPRVLASGAGWSVDDVLCTSGPHDKPFEERHGQVCVAMVTAGAFEYRSPAGAGLMTPGAVMLGNAGTCFECGHRHHAGDRCVAFRYTPGYFEQIAADAGIRSREASFAAVRIPPLRPLAPLIAAACAGVMSASSVAWDELALAVAGQALRLSAGMPATDARGVPETALARIAPILRLIDSAPDDALNVERLAQHAGLSPYHFLRTFERVTGVTPHQYLLRARLRAAAQRLAQEHTKIVDIALDCGFNDVSNFNHAFRAEFGASPRAYRVRMRG
- a CDS encoding DUF3857 domain-containing transglutaminase family protein, with product MCIPVLSRALAVRLLICAACAAALSCCPAALAQSASAPGNPAPFTIESDVHVFVVQHDGTLEEHDDSTLRANTTAGVDAIAERYVWFNKDTEKVDLLTAESIDPDGRAHPVGPEAIRDVQEPRSAGAPIFEDGVLRTVIFPGVEPGWRVHLVFAKKRLKPVQAGMFEYFDEPTRDPVEHQALIFDLPADMPLYADARGYAALGPVTANGRTRYAFEYSHGPYASIENGAVGYTDYGDRLMVSTVPDFAAFAARYGQASVDPSASDPAVVRFAQALTAKAPDARTKARVLYDWMRANVRYVALFLGETAAMPHRVTDILRNRYGDCKDHVALYGALLAAVGIRSEPALIGLGPVYSLPSVPGYGATAINHVIVWIPELKVFADTTAGGTEFGYLPPILMDRPALFVDEGVLARTPATEPRERTARLQIGIDDSGDARYAYRVEDSGWTAELERNMFRRATGQRVQQIAFDRLKQTGLQGTARLDTDDVAATGGPFSVSMTGTLEHVVWPTGMTAVPALSSLSGGIATQVQSWLAEPVRTQPYVCIGGEFDETGHMVLPANVQMVGLPNDLAVHDAFYDYDSHYVFDPSTRAVQITRRLRARFGKQVCSPQEYEAMRGTLVKIERDALAQVVVRGDSK
- a CDS encoding arginase family protein; the protein is MSVETGSRYRVHPALRSMPIDASRVEISAPFGTKRLRFAREIGARLERLSIEPSFARETLVKAVGTVIFEALVKYHFVLPEDASPALIGGLCVPTAQPAGQPLSVFDIETLCAGDAVLLHAPIQTTANSSVSVAAGGQRVRSQLAQSLRHPLGGDGQGVVIDLDFGAILHTKNLRLFDLGDVSFRPSMDSAQDVGERLRYVCRRIVESGGRPIVLGGDHAQAFYSIDALADRYPHLGVLQFDAHPDLYAMGAPCDAELNHANVMHWIRRMKHVASIWQVGVRDFFHQPTLNLRCEADTKIQSLSAFEAETQGYGRLLAQMDRSLPWFISFDVDALSHADFPQTTTPVLGGLSFYRLLACFEQLLSTFDIVGMEFVEIGDADHGAHDAAAVAARLVSRYLFHLGGAGPHGSFVYTPAP